Proteins co-encoded in one uncultured Draconibacterium sp. genomic window:
- a CDS encoding phosphatidylserine decarboxylase family protein: MKDMKYRVGKWLPSDTIFLNNWIEKKIIEAKGRNLKMHKSVEDLRDAIYSDPVLYMSFTSMYDEIPQGYNEPVKNFETMLLLLNHILHEAPCFSLIEDNVGLIGFPINAILDWAMGTQGGYMAFTHPVVNQKLKVILNKWKKFLEKKKSQYVLVDGPIDQPQPDYATPLGWLSPEAFEAIAKMDPFRGEGDNPYDAKANFIYNYECKPDKEYFGYHSWDDFFTRKFNDGIREVSKEDKHIDVIVNACESAPYNCVSDAKMKDKFWMKGQPYSLIDIMDHHPLADEFGDNSTVYQAFLCAKTYHRWNSPVDGKVMAIQKVDGTYYSEAPVAGYDPSGPNDSQGYIAEVAARALIFIESDNPKIGLMCFVAIGMAEVSSCEIMVTEGQQISKGEGIGTFHFGGSTHCLIFRPGVDIEFDFHGQTPGLNTSNIPLKARIGKVK; this comes from the coding sequence ATGAAAGACATGAAATACCGAGTAGGCAAATGGTTGCCGTCCGATACCATTTTTCTTAACAATTGGATCGAGAAAAAAATAATTGAGGCTAAAGGCCGGAATTTGAAAATGCATAAATCGGTAGAAGATTTACGAGATGCTATTTATTCCGATCCTGTTTTATACATGAGTTTTACAAGCATGTACGACGAAATTCCGCAAGGTTACAACGAGCCGGTTAAAAACTTCGAAACCATGTTGTTGCTATTAAATCATATTTTACACGAAGCACCTTGTTTTAGTTTAATTGAAGACAACGTTGGTTTAATCGGTTTTCCCATAAATGCAATACTCGATTGGGCCATGGGAACACAAGGAGGCTATATGGCATTTACGCATCCCGTGGTCAATCAAAAACTAAAAGTGATTTTGAATAAGTGGAAAAAATTTCTCGAAAAAAAGAAATCGCAATATGTTTTGGTCGATGGGCCAATTGATCAGCCTCAACCCGATTATGCAACTCCTTTAGGTTGGTTATCGCCCGAAGCATTCGAGGCTATTGCAAAAATGGACCCGTTCCGTGGTGAAGGCGATAATCCTTACGATGCTAAAGCAAATTTCATTTACAATTACGAGTGTAAGCCCGATAAAGAATATTTTGGGTACCACAGTTGGGACGACTTCTTCACACGCAAATTTAACGATGGTATTCGAGAAGTTAGCAAAGAAGATAAGCATATTGATGTTATCGTAAACGCATGCGAATCGGCCCCATATAATTGTGTAAGCGATGCAAAAATGAAAGACAAGTTTTGGATGAAAGGACAGCCCTATTCATTAATTGATATTATGGATCATCATCCGCTGGCCGACGAATTTGGAGACAACAGTACGGTTTACCAGGCTTTTTTATGTGCAAAAACCTATCATCGTTGGAACAGCCCTGTTGATGGGAAAGTTATGGCCATTCAAAAGGTTGACGGAACCTATTACTCCGAAGCACCTGTTGCCGGTTACGATCCATCGGGACCTAACGATTCGCAGGGGTACATTGCAGAAGTGGCAGCTCGTGCTTTAATCTTTATTGAATCCGATAACCCTAAAATCGGTCTAATGTGCTTTGTTGCTATTGGTATGGCCGAAGTCTCGAGTTGCGAAATTATGGTGACGGAAGGCCAACAAATTTCAAAAGGCGAAGGCATAGGTACGTTCCATTTTGGCGGCTCAACCCATTGCCTCATTTTCCGCCCGGGAGTTGATATCGAATTCGATTTTCATGGTCAAACACCTGGTCTGAATACATCCAATATACCGTTAAAAGCTCGCATTGGAAAAGTTAAATAA
- a CDS encoding PKD-like family lipoprotein: MKKQNILFFLLIVILFTSCYKDKGNYDYTSISDIEIFGVEDNYSLVSGVDTLRIQPEITSSYNERDLEYTWLIYGKGNIIDTLSKEKNIEYVFGKSGSFTLFLYVKNTENSYYTHTKATIESATMYSKGHYILKETTDGNTDIDLITNSGDLISNVLLLTQGENLSGAPRSMGILYDQAYYDPDSLTKENDHCLGIVTYNKKFDILRARDMRLIFDHSTKFFEEPNDIPYKFFTCMWSNVYLSSNGVYSTSNADQGSGRFGFPSNDLAGASDYYGYSNVSMVYWDETNKRILFSDYNGSSYVLDDESYQTVNLTNYDCVFMGAYDSYVYVLLKDNTTSKLYLYLIETNSYSVESVTEIDASSKMYTATHFASNEISAERLYFVENNKTYYYSLIDNEEFEMSLTGFAADGEITYISNRHSSFASPSFDYFTIATYHNDGAYKLYMYEMVGGLPYGEPVITTSGTGKVKEVHYMGINFDYFDEYFVGATYSR, from the coding sequence ATGAAAAAACAAAATATATTATTTTTTCTGCTTATTGTGATTCTATTCACATCTTGTTATAAGGATAAGGGGAATTATGATTATACGTCAATCAGCGATATTGAAATCTTCGGGGTTGAAGATAATTATTCGCTCGTTTCCGGGGTTGACACTTTAAGGATTCAACCAGAAATTACAAGCTCGTACAACGAACGCGATTTAGAATACACTTGGCTTATTTATGGTAAAGGCAACATAATCGACACATTAAGCAAAGAAAAAAACATTGAGTATGTTTTTGGGAAAAGTGGTTCATTTACCCTGTTTTTATACGTAAAAAATACCGAAAACAGTTATTATACGCATACTAAAGCAACGATAGAGTCGGCAACAATGTATAGCAAAGGGCATTATATCCTCAAGGAAACGACAGATGGTAATACCGATATTGACCTGATAACTAATTCCGGGGATCTTATTTCTAATGTTCTTTTGCTGACCCAAGGCGAAAATTTATCCGGTGCCCCGCGCAGTATGGGTATTCTTTATGACCAGGCCTATTACGACCCGGATTCTTTAACCAAAGAAAACGACCATTGTCTTGGTATAGTTACCTATAACAAAAAGTTCGATATATTGAGGGCTAGAGATATGCGTTTGATTTTTGATCATTCCACCAAATTTTTTGAGGAACCAAATGATATACCGTATAAATTTTTCACCTGCATGTGGTCAAACGTTTATTTATCAAGTAATGGGGTATATTCTACATCCAATGCGGACCAGGGATCAGGTCGGTTTGGTTTCCCTAGCAATGATCTAGCCGGGGCTAGTGATTATTATGGATATTCTAATGTGTCCATGGTTTATTGGGACGAGACCAATAAACGGATTCTCTTTTCCGACTACAACGGGAGTTCTTACGTCTTAGACGATGAAAGTTACCAAACAGTAAACCTTACTAATTATGATTGTGTATTTATGGGGGCTTATGATTCGTATGTATATGTTTTGTTAAAAGATAATACTACATCCAAATTGTATTTATACCTTATTGAAACCAATTCTTATAGCGTAGAAAGTGTTACAGAAATTGATGCATCTTCAAAAATGTACACAGCTACACACTTTGCATCAAATGAAATAAGTGCAGAACGCTTATATTTTGTAGAAAACAACAAAACTTACTATTATAGCCTCATAGACAATGAAGAATTTGAAATGAGCCTCACAGGCTTTGCTGCTGACGGCGAAATTACATACATTTCAAACAGGCACAGTAGCTTCGCTTCGCCTTCATTTGATTATTTCACTATCGCTACTTATCATAACGACGGTGCGTACAAGCTTTATATGTACGAAATGGTTGGTGGACTTCCTTACGGGGAACCGGTGATAACAACTTCAGGAACCGGAAAGGTAAAAGAGGTTCATTATATGGGAATCAATTTTGATTATTTTGATGAATATTTCGTCGGAGCTACGTATTCCCGGTAA
- a CDS encoding IS110 family transposase produces MTKINHFVGVDVSKDKFDVWDNVAGHRSYPNDSKGYGEFAKQLPANSFCVMEATASYYQQLAMYLYEHDIELAVVNPISIKRFIQMKLQQNKTDKSDARMIALYGQEQPGLSRWIPAPEYITKCKQLQQVIVIYLKQNTSLKNHIQSLESRGVKSGVLIRSLKRQLKQVRQEIDLLEAEMQSLIQQYDADLFVNLSSIPGIGKKTAAFLIILTNGFRDFDNYRQVSSFCGLSPTEHSSGTSVKGRSRISKRGNPYIRNQLFMCSFTACQCNAQCRSLYQRLVNKGKSKKLALIAVCNKLIKQAFSIAKSGIPYDPDYRSSIAGQ; encoded by the coding sequence ATGACTAAAATTAATCATTTTGTTGGAGTTGATGTATCAAAAGACAAATTTGATGTTTGGGACAACGTGGCCGGACATCGTTCTTATCCGAATGACAGCAAGGGGTATGGCGAGTTTGCCAAACAATTGCCGGCCAATAGTTTTTGTGTTATGGAAGCCACAGCTAGTTACTATCAGCAGCTTGCCATGTATTTGTATGAGCATGATATTGAATTGGCTGTAGTTAATCCGATTTCCATCAAGCGTTTCATTCAGATGAAGTTGCAGCAAAACAAGACGGATAAAAGCGATGCCCGCATGATTGCTTTGTACGGACAGGAACAGCCCGGTTTGTCTCGATGGATTCCAGCACCGGAGTACATCACAAAGTGCAAGCAACTTCAGCAGGTGATCGTGATCTATTTAAAACAGAATACCTCTCTAAAAAACCATATTCAGAGTTTGGAAAGCCGGGGTGTTAAAAGCGGTGTGTTGATTCGTTCACTGAAACGACAACTTAAACAGGTGCGTCAGGAAATTGATTTGTTGGAAGCAGAAATGCAATCGCTGATACAGCAGTATGATGCAGATCTGTTTGTCAACCTCTCCAGCATTCCTGGAATTGGGAAAAAGACAGCAGCTTTTCTTATCATTTTAACCAATGGCTTTCGTGATTTTGACAATTATCGCCAGGTGTCGTCCTTTTGTGGTTTATCACCCACAGAACATTCTTCGGGCACCAGCGTAAAAGGTCGTTCACGTATCAGCAAGCGGGGCAATCCATATATTCGGAATCAATTGTTTATGTGCAGTTTTACTGCCTGCCAGTGTAATGCGCAGTGCCGGTCACTTTATCAACGTTTGGTAAACAAAGGGAAATCGAAAAAACTAGCGCTGATTGCAGTGTGTAATAAGTTAATCAAGCAGGCATTTTCGATTGCAAAATCCGGAATACCATACGATCCGGACTATCGAAGTAGTATTGCCGGTCAATAA
- a CDS encoding TlpA disulfide reductase family protein yields MKTKKIILFVLFSGLIVIAAVLLFSKQKTTAYTLTGNIKGFQCVAGKSKGMSYTKDYIYLYGPVKNGTQELDSAKVVNGRFTIKGTTDEPIRATLICMPENSSHPAILQFFIENSDIHITGKYAAADYGNPFEDIKVSGSATEDEYKKLIAGADEFSGRSKLQEEYRKANEKNDTGSFAALQEKLRESYDKNAEYLREYYDSHPQSYIRLYSLGNSIPGDEQGINNLEKQLKEMDTVMQSSFTAKQILSSIEEKRKGMAIGPGRIAIDFVQPDIDGNPVKLSDYKGKYVLLDFWASWCAPCRAENPNVLKAYNKYHKKGLEVLSVSLDTDKEAWLKAVKQDKLPWKQVSELKGFKSEAALKYVILSIPATFLINPEGVIVAKNLRGEALEENLKEIFK; encoded by the coding sequence ATGAAAACAAAAAAAATAATATTGTTCGTACTCTTTTCGGGGCTCATTGTAATCGCCGCAGTGCTTCTGTTTTCAAAACAAAAAACAACAGCTTATACCCTTACGGGAAACATTAAAGGTTTCCAATGTGTTGCGGGAAAGAGTAAAGGGATGAGCTATACAAAAGATTATATTTATTTGTACGGACCCGTTAAAAACGGAACCCAGGAGTTGGATTCGGCCAAAGTTGTTAATGGCCGTTTTACAATAAAAGGTACTACCGACGAGCCTATAAGGGCAACGCTTATATGTATGCCCGAAAACAGTAGCCACCCTGCGATACTTCAGTTCTTTATTGAAAACTCAGACATCCATATCACAGGAAAATATGCTGCTGCCGATTATGGAAATCCTTTTGAGGATATAAAAGTAAGCGGATCTGCAACAGAAGATGAGTATAAAAAACTGATTGCTGGGGCAGATGAATTTTCGGGAAGGAGTAAACTTCAGGAAGAATACAGAAAAGCAAACGAAAAAAATGACACAGGAAGCTTTGCCGCTTTGCAGGAAAAACTACGGGAAAGCTATGATAAAAACGCTGAATACCTTCGGGAATATTATGATTCTCATCCTCAAAGCTATATAAGATTATATTCTTTAGGTAATTCCATCCCTGGCGATGAACAGGGGATAAATAATCTGGAAAAACAGTTAAAAGAGATGGATACTGTAATGCAATCGTCTTTTACTGCAAAACAAATACTTAGTTCAATAGAAGAGAAAAGAAAAGGGATGGCTATTGGCCCGGGTAGGATCGCTATCGATTTTGTTCAGCCGGATATCGACGGAAACCCCGTAAAGTTATCAGATTATAAAGGGAAATACGTTTTGCTCGATTTTTGGGCAAGCTGGTGCGCTCCTTGCCGGGCCGAAAACCCAAATGTATTAAAGGCATATAACAAATATCATAAAAAAGGCTTGGAGGTTTTATCCGTATCATTGGATACTGATAAAGAAGCATGGTTAAAAGCGGTGAAGCAAGATAAACTCCCATGGAAACAAGTTTCGGAACTGAAAGGATTTAAAAGCGAAGCTGCGTTGAAATACGTGATATTGTCAATACCCGCTACCTTTTTAATTAACCCAGAGGGGGTTATTGTTGCGAAAAACCTTCGTGGCGAGGCCTTGGAAGAGAACCTCAAAGAAATATTCAAATAA
- a CDS encoding RagB/SusD family nutrient uptake outer membrane protein, producing the protein MKKNILYTCAFLLLLTTSCNDWLDVKPQGQKTTEEQFSSYDGFCDALNGCYIKLKDRSIYGEKLSMSNIESMAQLWRSPSKTSLPTDYALSNFDYTNSYAKTAIERIYGNLYNVIAQTNMIINNIDAYASVFSDESKRSVIEGEAYAIRAFCHFDVLRLFGQLPQNAEIQVSLPYAEAVSAADLPAYYSYNEFISKIEADLNRAESLLHENDPIFEHSFTRLNRYDSDLIDDEFMFFRQNRFNYWAIKALQARFYLYTGNTTQAYSTAKSIIDATGADGDKLITLSGNADIANGYLACPSECLMMLNAYSIIDYSPKILGEGTTKVQASNLAITIDQLNELFDGEEIEGNNRYRKVWNKSMTDPSGNFVPTLKKYFYDKDDEQLNLLKVQLIPLIRLSEMYLIVMETTNNLSEANTLCAEYLLSHDVVFSGDKFTSLNEVKTWVVDEYRREFYGEGQMFYTYKRLGASSMLWRDEPVNESDYILPLPLTEYNPGI; encoded by the coding sequence ATGAAGAAAAATATTTTATATACCTGTGCCTTCCTTTTGTTATTGACAACCTCATGTAATGACTGGTTGGATGTAAAACCACAGGGCCAAAAAACTACCGAAGAGCAATTTAGTTCTTACGACGGATTTTGTGATGCACTTAATGGGTGTTACATAAAACTCAAAGATAGAAGTATCTATGGCGAGAAACTTAGCATGTCGAACATTGAATCGATGGCTCAACTATGGAGGAGCCCAAGCAAGACCTCACTCCCTACCGATTACGCATTAAGCAATTTTGATTATACCAATTCTTATGCTAAAACGGCCATTGAAAGAATATACGGAAATTTGTACAATGTGATTGCCCAAACAAATATGATCATTAATAATATAGATGCGTATGCTTCGGTGTTTTCGGATGAAAGCAAGCGTTCGGTTATTGAAGGGGAAGCATATGCCATCCGTGCTTTTTGCCATTTTGATGTATTGCGCCTGTTTGGGCAGTTGCCTCAAAATGCAGAAATCCAGGTTTCATTGCCCTATGCCGAAGCTGTTTCGGCAGCCGATTTGCCGGCATATTACAGTTATAATGAGTTTATCTCGAAGATTGAAGCAGACCTTAACCGGGCTGAATCTTTACTTCACGAAAACGACCCAATATTTGAACACTCATTTACAAGGCTGAACAGGTATGATTCGGATTTAATTGATGACGAATTCATGTTTTTCCGCCAAAACCGCTTCAATTATTGGGCTATAAAAGCATTACAGGCCCGTTTTTATCTTTATACCGGTAATACTACCCAAGCTTATAGCACCGCGAAAAGCATTATTGATGCAACCGGGGCTGATGGTGACAAATTAATTACATTGAGCGGAAACGCGGACATTGCAAATGGTTACCTGGCTTGCCCGTCTGAATGTTTAATGATGTTAAACGCTTATTCAATTATAGATTATTCTCCTAAAATTTTGGGCGAAGGAACTACTAAAGTTCAAGCTTCCAACTTGGCAATAACCATAGATCAACTGAATGAGCTTTTTGATGGTGAAGAGATAGAGGGGAATAACCGTTACAGAAAGGTATGGAACAAAAGCATGACAGATCCTTCTGGTAATTTTGTGCCGACCTTAAAAAAATATTTCTATGATAAAGACGACGAGCAGCTTAACCTGTTGAAAGTCCAGCTTATCCCGTTGATCCGTCTTTCTGAAATGTACCTGATTGTTATGGAAACAACAAACAACCTTAGTGAAGCCAACACCCTGTGTGCAGAATACTTATTGTCACACGATGTGGTTTTTTCAGGCGATAAATTTACAAGTCTAAACGAGGTTAAAACATGGGTTGTTGATGAATACCGCCGAGAGTTTTATGGCGAAGGGCAAATGTTTTACACCTACAAACGCTTAGGAGCAAGTTCAATGTTGTGGAGGGATGAGCCTGTTAATGAATCCGACTACATTCTTCCATTACCCCTTACTGAGTATAATCCTGGTATTTAA
- a CDS encoding DUF4843 domain-containing protein, producing the protein MKNNSKSLKFKYFAFWVIVAVALGACEKDLEVFDAGNGLNFYYTTESDTLLDYSFVYTSSSATKDTVWLDIETIGPLSEQDHPITIEQVQTGTNDAVAGTHYVAFDDNSLQSYYMVPANKSIASIPVVVLRDESLKQNPVNLLIRIKYDDYFKLGDPDRRTVQIVLSDKLSKPGNWAYYCTGYFGEYGPVKHRWLIDQTGNKWDDDYISNTLGFTSSDTWEDGVNSNYDGDYCSYLSQALSIRLAEYNAARVAEGLEVLKEEDGTTVSFN; encoded by the coding sequence ATGAAAAACAATAGTAAATCACTAAAATTCAAATATTTCGCTTTTTGGGTAATTGTTGCTGTTGCTTTGGGGGCTTGCGAGAAGGACCTTGAAGTATTCGATGCCGGCAACGGTTTAAACTTTTATTACACCACCGAAAGCGATACATTGCTTGATTATTCTTTTGTATACACCTCTTCTTCTGCTACAAAAGATACTGTATGGCTTGATATTGAAACCATCGGGCCGCTTTCTGAACAGGATCATCCAATAACTATTGAACAAGTACAAACAGGTACAAACGATGCCGTTGCAGGAACACATTACGTGGCTTTCGACGACAACTCTTTACAAAGCTATTATATGGTTCCGGCTAATAAATCAATTGCTTCAATACCGGTTGTTGTTTTGCGCGACGAATCGTTAAAACAAAACCCGGTCAATTTATTGATTCGCATTAAATATGACGACTATTTTAAATTAGGCGATCCAGACAGAAGAACCGTTCAAATCGTTCTTTCTGATAAGTTGTCAAAACCAGGTAATTGGGCATACTATTGTACTGGTTACTTTGGTGAATACGGCCCGGTTAAACATCGGTGGCTGATCGACCAAACCGGTAACAAATGGGACGACGATTATATTTCCAATACTCTTGGTTTCACAAGCAGTGATACATGGGAAGATGGTGTTAATTCAAATTACGATGGTGACTATTGTAGTTATTTATCTCAGGCTCTTTCAATACGCTTAGCTGAGTACAATGCTGCCAGGGTAGCCGAGGGGTTAGAGGTACTCAAAGAAGAAGACGGAACTACTGTCTCGTTTAATTAA
- a CDS encoding DNA/RNA non-specific endonuclease codes for MNNPFQIQRELRYGAPVCDEILVNRYFTIGYSWYFRQAKWALEIINRNDYLLSEAERMNNFRADTRIPQRFRAGLNPYRGSGYDRGHLVASANNDILEIQNSETFLMSNMSPQKPNFNRRIWKDLEEATRTLNRQDDILETYVLTCPVFYFDRFVETIGDGSDDYGIDIPVPHAFIKSVLAEDKRGKLKLWTFEMENKELDGNLEDYLVVTYDAEQIVGGRFWDRISGGDMHEQKKSPRAMWDY; via the coding sequence ATGAATAATCCATTTCAAATTCAAAGAGAACTAAGGTACGGAGCACCAGTATGCGATGAGATATTGGTTAACAGGTATTTTACGATTGGCTATTCTTGGTATTTTAGGCAAGCAAAATGGGCGTTGGAAATAATAAATAGAAATGACTACCTTCTAAGTGAAGCAGAAAGAATGAATAATTTTCGTGCTGACACAAGAATTCCACAAAGATTTAGAGCAGGTTTAAACCCCTATCGTGGCAGTGGATATGACCGTGGACATTTAGTTGCAAGTGCAAATAATGATATTTTAGAAATTCAAAACAGTGAAACATTTCTGATGTCAAATATGTCGCCTCAAAAACCTAATTTTAATAGGCGAATATGGAAAGATTTGGAAGAAGCAACTCGAACATTAAATAGACAGGATGATATATTGGAAACTTATGTCTTAACCTGTCCTGTATTTTATTTTGACAGATTCGTAGAAACAATCGGAGATGGAAGTGATGATTACGGAATAGACATTCCAGTACCCCACGCATTTATTAAAAGTGTACTAGCTGAAGACAAAAGAGGTAAACTAAAGCTATGGACTTTTGAAATGGAAAATAAAGAATTGGACGGAAATCTTGAAGATTATTTAGTCGTTACTTATGATGCTGAACAAATAGTTGGAGGTCGATTTTGGGATCGAATTAGTGGGGGAGATATGCACGAGCAGAAAAAAAGTCCAAGAGCAATGTGGGATTACTAA